The window GCGCCTTGGTATCCGTTATCGCGGCGACATCCTTATCGAGCAAATACCTGGCGCCCGGGATTTAGTGGCCTGGCTCAAAGAAAAGGCGCTCTCAGCTCAGCAGTGGCAAGCCGTCGGTGCGCTGGTGCGCCGCTTTCACGATGCCGGGGTCTATCATGCTGACCTCAACGCCCACAACATCCTGATGGCAGAAGATGGCCAGCTGTGGCTTATCGATTTTGATCGCGGCACCTGCCGGGCCGATGGGGTCTGGAAGGAAGACAACCTGGCAAGGCTGCTGCGCTCCTTTAACAAAGAGCAAGGCAAGCTGCCCGGCTTTCACTGGCAAGCCCAGCAAGACTGGCAGGCCCTGATGGCCGGTTACGAAAAAGGCGCCTGACGGCGCCTTTTTTTTACTCTTCTTCCGAACCCTGCGGCTCGCTCTGGCTGCTGCCAGGGGCGCTCACTTGTACCTCGTCTACCCGTTGCAGGCCACGGGGCAGCTTGGCGCCGCGGCGGCCTCGCTCACCCAGGTAGTGCTCGAGATCGTCGGGCTTGAGGGTCAGCTTGCGCTTGCCGGCATAGGCCACCAGGCTGTCGCCGGGGCGCAGCACGGTCAGCTGGCGCACCACTTCTTCGCGGCTGGCGGCCCGGGCCGAGGGAATGGAGATGATCTTATTGCCCTTGCCCTTGGCCAGCGCCGGTAAATCGGCCAGCGGGAACAGCAACATCCGCCCCTCGTTGGTGATAGCCAAGACCCTGGCATCTTCGGCAGCCTTGCCGATGGCCACCGGCGGCAGCAACTTGGCGCCGGTGGGCAGGCTCACCAGTGCCTTACCGGCTTTTTGGCGACTGACCATGTCGCTGAATTTGCAGACAAAACCGTAACCAGCGTCGGAGGCCATCAAGAACAGGTCGTTATCCTCGCCCAGCAACACCTGGTCGAAGGTCTCCCCTGCCACCGGGTTAAAGCGGGTGGTCAGCGGCTCGCCCTGAGAACGGGCCGACGGCAGCGCAAAGGCGTCGCAGGCAAAGCTGCGCCCGGAGCTGTCGATAAACACTACCGGCTGGTTGCTCTTGCCGCGCGCCGCCGCCTTGAAGCCGTCGCCGGATTTGTAACTTAAATTCTCGGGCTCGATGTCGTGGCCCTTGGCGGTGCGGGCCCAGCCATTGGTGGAGAGCACCACGGTCACCGCTTCGGTGGGCATCAGCTCTTTTTCGCTAAGGGCCTTGGCTTCGCTGCGCACCACCAGTGGTGAGCGGCGGTCGTCACCGTAGGTTTTGGCGTCCGCTTCCAGTTCTTTCTTGATAAGGGCCTTGAGTGCCTTTTCAGAGCCCAGCAGGCGGTTCAGCTCGTCACGCTCTTTGGCCAGCTCATCCTGCTCGCCGCGGATTTTCATCTCTTCGAGCTTGGCCAAGTGGCGCAGTTTCAGCTCAAGGATGGCTTCGGCCTGGGTAGCGGAGAGGCCAAAGCGGGTCATCAGCGCCGGCTTTGGCTGGTCTTCGGTGCGGATGATGTGAATGACGTCATCGATATTGAGAAAGGCAATCAACAGGCCGGCCAGCACATGCAGGCGGGCTTCCACTTTGTCAAGGCGATATTGCAGGCGGCGGGTTACCACCCCGGTGCGATATTGCAGCCATTCGCCCAGCATCACATTGAGCGGTTTGACCTGGGGCCGGCCATCGAGGCCGATGACGTTGAGGTTGACCCGGTAGCTCTTCTCAAGGTCGGTGGTGGCAAAAAGGTGCGCCATCACCGCGTCCAAATCGACCCGGTTGGACTTGGGCACGATCACCAGCCGCACCGGGTTTTCGTGGTCGGACTCATCGCGAAGGTCGGCCACCATCGGCAGCTTCTTGGCCTGCATCTGGGCAGCGATTTGTTCCAAAATTTTGCCGGAGCTGGCCTGGTGCGGCAGCGCCGTGACCACCACTTCGCCGTCGGCCACTTCATACTTGGCGCGCATCTTCACGCTGCCACGGCCGGTCTCGTAGAGTTTTTTAAGGTCATCGCCGGGGGTGATTATCTCAGCCTCGGTGGGGTAATCAGGCCCCGGCACGAAACTCATCAGCTCTTCTACGGTGGCCTTGGGGTGGGCCAGCAGGTGCACACAGGCCGCCGTCAGCTCCCGCGCGTTATGGGGCGGAATATCGGTCGCCATGCCCACGGCAATGCCGGTGGTGCCGTTGATCAGCACATGAGGCAGGCGCGCCGGCAACACCGCCGGCTCGTCCAGGGTGCCGTCGAAGTTGGGTACCCAGTCCACCGTGCCCTGCCCCAGCTCAGACAGCAGCACCTCGGAGAATTTCGCCAGCCGCGATTCGGTGTAACGCATGGCGGCGAAGGATTTGGGGTCGTCCGGCGCCCCCCAGTTACCCTGGCCGTCTACCAGCGGGTAGCGGTAGGAAAAGGGCTGAGCCATCAGCACCATGGCTTCGTAGCAGGCGCTGTCGCCGTGGGGGTGGTATTTACCCAGCACGTCACCGACGGTACGGGCCGATTTCTTGTACTTGGCGGCCGCGCTCAGGCCCAGCTCGCTCATGGCATAGACGATGCGGCGCTGCACCGGCTTGAGGCCGTCACCCAGGTGCGGCAAGGCGCGGTCCTGGATAACGTACATGGAATAGTTCAAATAGGCCGATTCGGTGAAGCGGCGCAGGGGCATGCGTTCGATGCCGTCGAGACTCGCTGCGATGTCATCCATGGGCTTATCCGGTTATATTAATCAATAGGTTACGCTACGGCCATGTCGGGCCAGAGCACGTCTGCCGCCTGGGGCTTGCCGAACAGGTAGCCCTGCATGAAGCTGACCTGCAGGATATCCAGCAGCTCGGCCACTTCTTCGTCTTCGACAAATTCGGCAATGGTGCGGTAGCCAAAATGGCTGGCGATCTCCACCAGGGCGCGCACGAAAATGGAGTCGGCATCCTGGCTGGCAAGGCCGCGAATAAAGGAGCCGTCAATCTTGATGAAATCCACCGGCAGGGTCTTGAGGGTATGAAAGGACGAGTACCCTACCCCGAAGTCGTCCAGCGCAAAATGGCAACCAATGGCCTTGAGCTGCTGGATGGAACGGCGCGCCTGTTCGAGGTTGGTTAGCGCCGCCGTTTCGGTGATCTCGATAATCAGCTTGTGCGCCAGCTGCGACTTTTGCTGCAGTTCTTCGGCTATCTGGGCCATGGCGTCCAGCTCCCCAAAGGTCTTGGGCGAGAGGTTGACCGAGAACCGCACCCGGTCATCGACCGGCAGCCTTTCCATCAATGCCAGCAGGCTTCTAAAGACCCATAAGTCCAGCTCGGCGGTGCGGCCGGTCTGCTCGGCGGCGCGGATAAAATCCACCGGCGACACCCAGGCGCCGTCCCGGTCACGGGTGCGCAGCAAGGTCTCAAAATGGGCCACATCGCGGGTTTCGGTGTCAACGATGGGCTGGAAGTACAAACACAGGTTACTGGCGTTGATACCGTGCTTGGACTTTTCCAGCCAGTAAAGGTGGCGGCCAAGCTCTTGCTCGCTGCCCTGGCCGGTAGCCCGCACAAAGCGGTTCTTACCCAGCTCCTTGGCCTTGTACATGGCCACGTCCACCCGGGCCATCACTTCTTCGAGGTCGTCGCCGTCTTGTGGCAGCCGCGCCACACCAATGGAAACCGACGGCGAGTGCAGCTGGCCACCGCCGCTCACCCGCACTTCACGAAGGGCGCGAAACAGCTTGGCCAGCAGCGCTTCTTCACCGGCCTCAGAGAGCCCCGGAATAAGCACCGCAAACTCGTCGCCACCCACCCGGCACACACTGGCACTCTCAGGCATCAGTTGTTGTAGCACCTTAGCTACTCGCACCAAGAGGCGGTCGCCCACTTTATGGCCGGCCACGTCGTTGACGAATTTAAAGTCGTCGAGATCCATAAACAGCAGGGTCATCACCCGACGGCTTTTCAGATAGCCCTGCAGTTCGTTCTCAAAGCGGCGCCGGTTCATCAGGTTGGTGAGCACATCGTGGCTGGCCAGCCATTCCAGTTCGTCGGCGCGGCGCTGTAGCTGGCTTTCCATGTTCTCAAGCTGCAACGACATCTCTTCGAGGCGCTGGGCCAGCAAGGTGGGCTCGTCCAGCAGCTTTTGCTGGCGGCCGATGGCGCGCAGGCGAATACGAAAACCTTCGTAGGCACCGCGCGCCAAGAGCGGCAGGGCATCACTGATGGCGCTAAGCCGCTCCAAGGGGCGGCTTAGCAGCAAGTAAAAGAGCCCCAAACACACCAGCAACCCCAATAGGCCGGGGACAAGTGAGGTCAGCAGCGCCTGGTCTTTTTCGCCAAGAAGGGATTGGGCATCCAGCACTCCCAGCAACGTCAGATCGCCACTTTTTAGCATCGGGATATACCAATACCCACTCACATCACAAACCGCATGGCCAAGGCATTGGTGGCTAAGACGGGGCTTGATGTCAGCCGTGCTTTGCAGCACGGCCACACTGCCTTGGTCTTTGACCACCATCAGCGGCAGGTTGACCTGCTGGCTAAGGGCTCTTAAAGACAGTCGGCGCTCGCCGCTTTGCACCCGGCAGCCGTCGGCGCAATTTAAAGTAGCGTTGGCGTATTGCTGGCGGTCAAGGCGGTAGAGCACATCGCTCTGGGTGTACTGGCCGGCCATGTCGCGAATTTTGCCATAGAGGTTATCGAGGCTGCGCTGATGCACCGCCACAAAGCCGGCAAAAATAAGCACCAGCATGCAGAACACCGGCACCAGCAGCTGCCAGCGCAGGCTTAACATGGCACCTTGTGGTTTCACGCCAGCTCCGCCTGGTGGCCGTTGGCTTCGAGCCACTCTTTGCGATCGCCAGAGCGCTTCTTGGCCAGCAGCATGTCCATCAAGGCCAGGGTTTGTTCGGCGTCATCCACGGTCAGCTGCACCAAGCGGCGGGTGGCAGGGTCCATGGTGGTTTCGCGCAGTTGCAGCGGGTTCATCTCACCCAAGCCCTTAAAGCGGGTGACCTGCGGCTTACCGCGCCGGCCTTCACCGCTCAGGCGGTCGAGCACACCTTGCTTTTCTTGCTCATCAAGGGCGTAGAACACATCTTTGCCCAAGTCGATACGAAACAGCGGCGGCATGGCTACATAGACATGGCCGTTATCCACCAGCGGCCTAAAGTGGCGCAGGAACAGCGCGCACAGCAAGGTGGCAATGTGCAGGCCGTCAGAGTCGGCATCGGCGAGAATGCAGACCTTGCCGTAGCGAAGCCCGTCCATCGCCGCAGAATCCGGGTCCATGCCGATGGCCACCGAGATGTCGTGCACTTCCTGGCTGGCAAGGATCTCCCCGGAGTCCACTTCCCAGGTGTTGAGGATTTTACCGCGAAGCGGCATCACCGCCTGAAAATCCCGGTCGCGGGCCTGCTTGGCGCTGCCGCCGGCCGAGTCCCCTTCCACCAAAAATAGCTCGGTGCGGGCCGGATCGTCGCTGGTGCAATCGGTGAGTTTGCCCGGCAGGGCCGGGCCTGAGGTGACCTTCTTACGGGCCACCTTCTTGGCGCTGCGGGTACGGCGCTGAGCATTGGAGATAAAGTGCTCGGCCAGCATCTCCGCCACTTCGGTGTTGGAGTTCAGCCACAGGCTGAAGCTGTCCTTGACCACCCCGGACACAAAACTGGCGCACTGGCGCGAGGACAAGCGCTCTTTGGTCTGGCCGGCGAACTGCGGGTCCTGCATCTTGACGCTAAGCACGAAGGCGCAGCGCTCCCAGACATCTTCCGGGGTTAATTTCAGGCCACGGGGCAAAAGGTTACGAAATTCGCAAAACTCGCGCATGGCCTCCAGCAGCCCCTGACGCAAGCCATTAACGTGGGTACCGCCCTGGGCGGTGGGGATGAGGTTAACGTAGGATTCCTGGGTCAGCTCGCCGCCTTCATGCAGCCACAATACCGCCCAGTCCACCGCTTCGGTAGTCGCCGCCAGGCTGCCCACAAAAGGCGCCTCGGGGAGTTTGGGCCATTCGGCCACGGCGTCACTCAAGTAATCTTCCAGGCCCCGCTCGAAATGCCATTCAACGCTTTCTTTGTTGACCCTGTCGTCGAACTTGATGGTCAGTCCCGGGCACAGTACCGCCTTGGCTTTGAGAATGTGCTTGAGGCGATTGACCGAAAAGCGGGGCGAGTCAAAATAGCTGGTATCAGGCCAAAAACGCACCCGGGTGCCGGTGTTGCGCTTGCCGACGGTGCCCACCACGGTCAAGTCTTCGACTTTGGCGCCGTGTTCAAAAGCGATGGTGTATTCCTGGCCGTCGCGCTTGATGGCCACTTCCACCCGGCTGGACAGCGCGTTAACCACCGAAATGCCCACCCCGTGCAAACCGCCGGAGAACTGGTAGTTCTTGCTGGAAAACTTACCGCCAGCATGGAGTTTACAGAGGATCAGCTCCACCCCCGGCACGCCTTTTTCCGGGTGGATATCCACCGGCATACCGCGGCCGTCGTCGATGACCTCCAAAGACTGGTCTTCGTGCAGTATCACCTCCACCTTGCTGGCGTGCCCGGCCAGGGCTTCGTCGACGGAGTTGTCGATAACTTCCTGACCAAGGTGGTTGGGCCTGGTGGTGTCGGTGTACATGCCGGGGCGGCGTTTTACCGGTTCCAGGCCTTCGAGGACTTCCAGATCTTGTGAGGTGTACTGATTGCTCATGACAGGGCTAATTAAGCTGAGTTAGAGGCAATGGTCTTCATTGCCAGAAAACTTGTCAACACAAGTCTAAAAAGGCGGCCATCTGGCCCAGGTGCTTATCCAGGTCAGTAAAGGCATGGTCGCCGCCGGCTTCAATGGTCTGGCGCGCCCCTTGGTAGTGGTCGCGGGCCTGGCGCCAGTCGAGTACTTCATCCCCTTCTTTTTGCAACAGCCACAATCGCTCGGGGTGGCTGAGCACCGGTACAAAAAGGGCCAACAATTCGGCCATGTGCCGGTGGCTAACCTCAAAGGTTTCGCCGGTATAGGGGTTGACCTGGGGGCCGAGGTAATCGGCAAGCAGCTCAAAGGGCCGGACCGCCGGGTTCACCAGCACCGCTTTAAGACCATGGCGCTCGGCAAGATAGGTGGCATAAAAGCCGCCGAGGGAGCTGCCAATCAGGGCCTTGGGGCCGGGGTGGGCAGCGATGTCGGCGTCCAACAGGGCCATGGCGCTGGCCGGGGCAAAATGCAGGGTTGGCAACACCAGCTCAGTGCCGGGGCAATGTTTGGTTACATAATGGCTCACCACCCGAGCCTTGTCGGACTGGGGCGAAGAGTTGAAGCCGTGCAGGTAATAGAGCCGCATCAGTAGCCGCTGGCGTGTTTGTCCACCGCAAACTGCTCTGGCGCCACCCGCAGCACCCGGGTTTCAATGTTGCCGTCTGGCAGCAACTTGAGCTGGCGACAGCCTGGCCCTAGGGCGTCCACGGCAAAATCCTGGCTGTTGGGCATGAACTGCACACAGGTCGAAGGGGTAGCCAGCAGCCGGACATCTCCGGCCAGGCGGTCCACTTCCTGGTGGATGTGGCCAAAGAGTACGGCCTTGGCCTTGGGCAATTTCGCCATACGCGCCAGCAACGCCTCGCCGTTTTTCAGCTGGTGCTGGTCAAGCCAGGTCGAGCCGCAGGGCAAGGGGTGATGGTGCACCACCACCAGGGTGTGCAGGTCGTCGTTGGCCGCTTCGTCAATCAAGGCCAGTTCGGCGTCGGTCAACCAGCCGCTCACCTTGCCTGGGTCATGGGAATTGAGCAACAACACTTGCCAGTGCTTACTGCGCAAACGTTTTACGGGCTCGCCAAAAACAGCGTTCATGGCGGCAGGGTCGTCATGGTTGCCGGGAATAGCAAACCAGGGACGGCCAGCCAGTGCGTCTTTAAGCAACTGATAGGTTTGCGGCTGGTGATCCTGCGCCAGATCGCCGGTCAACAACCAGGCGTCAGCCCCCTCATCCAACAACTGCTGAGCCGCAGCAAAACTCTGCCAGGTGGGAATGCCCATCAGGGCGCCACTGTCGTCTTTAAAAAGATGGGGATCGGTCAGAACCCAAAAGCTCAGGATGTCCTTTTCAGGAACGAGGGTCTGCAGGTTCAAGTAAGGCCTCTATTGCAAGCTGGCAAGAAAATCTGAACTGCTCCTCCCGTCCTTGAGACACAGCTTGAGCCACTCGGTAAGAAACAGATTAACCTGCATTTTTTCGTCAGGGAGATGCATCTTATCATTGGGGTATGGGTAGCGGGGTGCCAGGCGTGAAAAGTGCTGGCTTGCGCACACTTCAGCCATCCGTACATCGTGGTAGAGACGCACCATCATCAGCGCCTTCAAATAATGCGGCAGCCCGCCCTGCTGTTCGATAGAGATGGTGGAGGTGTAAGGGAAATCTTCGTCCAGGCGCAGCCGATAACGCTGGCTGTGGCCAACCTGGTAGGACACGCTGTCACCCACGTTATTGAGCCGCCGCGCCAGCTTCATCAGCGCCGCATAGTTGTGCTCGCAGGTGGTGTGCAAGGCCCGCAAACTGGGCCGGTAGCCTTTCTTCTTTACCGCCATAAGGCGCGCAGTTCCTCAACATGGAGCGCCAGCCATTGCAGTCCTATGACACTGGCGGCGTTGTCTATTTGGCCTTGCTCCAACATGGCCAGGGCTTGTTGCCGGGGCAGGCGGCAAACGGCGATGTCTTCGCCTTCGTCATCCAGACCATGAATGCCTTGCGCCTTACTGGCGTCGACTTCCACGGCAAAGATATGCAAACGCTCGGTAGTCCCGCCTGGCGAGGCCAGGTAACTCAGCACCGGCTTGACGCGGCCGACGGTCAATCCCGATTCCTCGGCGGTTTCCCGCACCGCCACTTCTTCTGGCGACTCCCCTTCCTCTATGATCCCAGCCACCAGTTCGTAGAGCCAGGGGTCCTGGGATGTTGCCATGGCGCCAATGCGAAACTGGCGCAGCAGCACCACTTCGTCGGTGCGGGGATCGTAAGGCAGTGCCACGGCAGCATGACCCCGTTCGAACACTTCACGGGTCAGCCAAGGGCTCCAGCCGCCGTCGAATTTCCGGTGGCGCAAAACGTAGCGCATCATGGTAAAAAAGCCCCGGTAAAGCGGCTGTTTTTCCTTTATTTCGACATCGGCTGCGGTGAAATTCTGGTGCATGTGATCCCTCGTTCAGGCCGGCAGTTTGCGCGCTCCGCAACGAACTGTGATGCGAGTAACACATTGTTACCCGCAACCGTGCCCAATTTATAATCTGTTACACTTGCGACTTGATGTGAAATCAGTCCCTTAATTACTGTTCCAGCCATTGTCGCCGTTGCGGACATGAGGAAGCAAACGAATGAAGCGTACCCTTTTGAGTCTACTGGTCAGTGCCGGTTTTGTAGCACAAGCTCAGGCTGTAAATCTGGTAGAAGTGTATCAGCAGGCTCTGCAACATGACCCGGTATTGCAACAGGCCGATGCCCAGCGCAAAGTGGCCATGTCCGGGGTGGACATCAGCAAAGCCGATCTGTTGCCGCAGTTGACTGGTCAGCTCGATTATCAGTTCCAACCCAAATACGAATCCGTGACCAGCTCGGCCGATGCTAACGGTAACCTGGCCATGGTCAAACAAAAAGGCGACACCAAGTCCTGGGGCGCCACCCTGAACCTGCAACAGTTGATTTTCGACCGTGGTGTGTGGGTCAAGCTGGACCAAGCCGAAAAGACCGCTGCCCAGACTGAAGTCAGCTACGGCTCTGCCCGCCAGGACCTTATCAACCGTGTGGCCAACGCCTATTTTACCGTGCTGCAAGCCCAGGACACCCTGGCCTTCCGTAAAGCCGAGCAAAAAGCCATCGAGCGTCAGCTGGAGCAAACCAAGCAGCGTTTTGCCGTGGGCCTGACCGCCATCACCGATGTGCACGAAGCCCAGGCGCAATACGATGCCTCCGTTGCCAACGTGATCAACGCCCAGAACACCCTGGACAACAGCTACGAAGGCCTGACCGAGATCACCGGTGTTAACTACACCAACCTGGACGTGCTCAACACCAACAAGTTTGACC is drawn from Gallaecimonas pentaromativorans and contains these coding sequences:
- the tolC gene encoding outer membrane channel protein TolC, with the translated sequence MKRTLLSLLVSAGFVAQAQAVNLVEVYQQALQHDPVLQQADAQRKVAMSGVDISKADLLPQLTGQLDYQFQPKYESVTSSADANGNLAMVKQKGDTKSWGATLNLQQLIFDRGVWVKLDQAEKTAAQTEVSYGSARQDLINRVANAYFTVLQAQDTLAFRKAEQKAIERQLEQTKQRFAVGLTAITDVHEAQAQYDASVANVINAQNTLDNSYEGLTEITGVNYTNLDVLNTNKFDPNLPQGAVNDWVKRAEDNNLSLQAQRMSVDIARDQIKYAQSGHYPTVNLTGSYGTSKTDVNLDEPVNRDLDQPSLNNASIGIGVSVPIFSGFRTSSQVEQAQSQFLISSEELERIHRQVVRNVRNTYNNVKASLSSVKAYEQSVISSQSALEATEAGFEVGTRTIVDVLNSNQNLYQAKQQLAQARYNFILNNLALKQYDGTLADSDLDMINRILSPAAEAPKPQ
- a CDS encoding putative bifunctional diguanylate cyclase/phosphodiesterase, with protein sequence MKPQGAMLSLRWQLLVPVFCMLVLIFAGFVAVHQRSLDNLYGKIRDMAGQYTQSDVLYRLDRQQYANATLNCADGCRVQSGERRLSLRALSQQVNLPLMVVKDQGSVAVLQSTADIKPRLSHQCLGHAVCDVSGYWYIPMLKSGDLTLLGVLDAQSLLGEKDQALLTSLVPGLLGLLVCLGLFYLLLSRPLERLSAISDALPLLARGAYEGFRIRLRAIGRQQKLLDEPTLLAQRLEEMSLQLENMESQLQRRADELEWLASHDVLTNLMNRRRFENELQGYLKSRRVMTLLFMDLDDFKFVNDVAGHKVGDRLLVRVAKVLQQLMPESASVCRVGGDEFAVLIPGLSEAGEEALLAKLFRALREVRVSGGGQLHSPSVSIGVARLPQDGDDLEEVMARVDVAMYKAKELGKNRFVRATGQGSEQELGRHLYWLEKSKHGINASNLCLYFQPIVDTETRDVAHFETLLRTRDRDGAWVSPVDFIRAAEQTGRTAELDLWVFRSLLALMERLPVDDRVRFSVNLSPKTFGELDAMAQIAEELQQKSQLAHKLIIEITETAALTNLEQARRSIQQLKAIGCHFALDDFGVGYSSFHTLKTLPVDFIKIDGSFIRGLASQDADSIFVRALVEIASHFGYRTIAEFVEDEEVAELLDILQVSFMQGYLFGKPQAADVLWPDMAVA
- the nudF gene encoding ADP-ribose diphosphatase, coding for MHQNFTAADVEIKEKQPLYRGFFTMMRYVLRHRKFDGGWSPWLTREVFERGHAAVALPYDPRTDEVVLLRQFRIGAMATSQDPWLYELVAGIIEEGESPEEVAVRETAEESGLTVGRVKPVLSYLASPGGTTERLHIFAVEVDASKAQGIHGLDDEGEDIAVCRLPRQQALAMLEQGQIDNAASVIGLQWLALHVEELRALWR
- the cpdA gene encoding 3',5'-cyclic-AMP phosphodiesterase; protein product: MNLQTLVPEKDILSFWVLTDPHLFKDDSGALMGIPTWQSFAAAQQLLDEGADAWLLTGDLAQDHQPQTYQLLKDALAGRPWFAIPGNHDDPAAMNAVFGEPVKRLRSKHWQVLLLNSHDPGKVSGWLTDAELALIDEAANDDLHTLVVVHHHPLPCGSTWLDQHQLKNGEALLARMAKLPKAKAVLFGHIHQEVDRLAGDVRLLATPSTCVQFMPNSQDFAVDALGPGCRQLKLLPDGNIETRVLRVAPEQFAVDKHASGY
- the parE gene encoding DNA topoisomerase IV subunit B gives rise to the protein MSNQYTSQDLEVLEGLEPVKRRPGMYTDTTRPNHLGQEVIDNSVDEALAGHASKVEVILHEDQSLEVIDDGRGMPVDIHPEKGVPGVELILCKLHAGGKFSSKNYQFSGGLHGVGISVVNALSSRVEVAIKRDGQEYTIAFEHGAKVEDLTVVGTVGKRNTGTRVRFWPDTSYFDSPRFSVNRLKHILKAKAVLCPGLTIKFDDRVNKESVEWHFERGLEDYLSDAVAEWPKLPEAPFVGSLAATTEAVDWAVLWLHEGGELTQESYVNLIPTAQGGTHVNGLRQGLLEAMREFCEFRNLLPRGLKLTPEDVWERCAFVLSVKMQDPQFAGQTKERLSSRQCASFVSGVVKDSFSLWLNSNTEVAEMLAEHFISNAQRRTRSAKKVARKKVTSGPALPGKLTDCTSDDPARTELFLVEGDSAGGSAKQARDRDFQAVMPLRGKILNTWEVDSGEILASQEVHDISVAIGMDPDSAAMDGLRYGKVCILADADSDGLHIATLLCALFLRHFRPLVDNGHVYVAMPPLFRIDLGKDVFYALDEQEKQGVLDRLSGEGRRGKPQVTRFKGLGEMNPLQLRETTMDPATRRLVQLTVDDAEQTLALMDMLLAKKRSGDRKEWLEANGHQAELA
- a CDS encoding YqiA/YcfP family alpha/beta fold hydrolase; this encodes MRLYYLHGFNSSPQSDKARVVSHYVTKHCPGTELVLPTLHFAPASAMALLDADIAAHPGPKALIGSSLGGFYATYLAERHGLKAVLVNPAVRPFELLADYLGPQVNPYTGETFEVSHRHMAELLALFVPVLSHPERLWLLQKEGDEVLDWRQARDHYQGARQTIEAGGDHAFTDLDKHLGQMAAFLDLC
- a CDS encoding 3-deoxy-D-manno-octulosonic acid kinase, which gives rise to MDSQHQLWSRRHFLLHDRALMPLAGPDEFSPKYWQDRDAVTGTSNGRGTTYFVRQDQQNWVLRHYRRGGMVGKLVKDSYLYTGIERTRPVAEFRLLAKLHQMGLPVPKPVAAHVERLGIRYRGDILIEQIPGARDLVAWLKEKALSAQQWQAVGALVRRFHDAGVYHADLNAHNILMAEDGQLWLIDFDRGTCRADGVWKEDNLARLLRSFNKEQGKLPGFHWQAQQDWQALMAGYEKGA
- a CDS encoding DUF1249 domain-containing protein; translated protein: MAVKKKGYRPSLRALHTTCEHNYAALMKLARRLNNVGDSVSYQVGHSQRYRLRLDEDFPYTSTISIEQQGGLPHYLKALMMVRLYHDVRMAEVCASQHFSRLAPRYPYPNDKMHLPDEKMQVNLFLTEWLKLCLKDGRSSSDFLASLQ
- the parC gene encoding DNA topoisomerase IV subunit A, translated to MDDIAASLDGIERMPLRRFTESAYLNYSMYVIQDRALPHLGDGLKPVQRRIVYAMSELGLSAAAKYKKSARTVGDVLGKYHPHGDSACYEAMVLMAQPFSYRYPLVDGQGNWGAPDDPKSFAAMRYTESRLAKFSEVLLSELGQGTVDWVPNFDGTLDEPAVLPARLPHVLINGTTGIAVGMATDIPPHNARELTAACVHLLAHPKATVEELMSFVPGPDYPTEAEIITPGDDLKKLYETGRGSVKMRAKYEVADGEVVVTALPHQASSGKILEQIAAQMQAKKLPMVADLRDESDHENPVRLVIVPKSNRVDLDAVMAHLFATTDLEKSYRVNLNVIGLDGRPQVKPLNVMLGEWLQYRTGVVTRRLQYRLDKVEARLHVLAGLLIAFLNIDDVIHIIRTEDQPKPALMTRFGLSATQAEAILELKLRHLAKLEEMKIRGEQDELAKERDELNRLLGSEKALKALIKKELEADAKTYGDDRRSPLVVRSEAKALSEKELMPTEAVTVVLSTNGWARTAKGHDIEPENLSYKSGDGFKAAARGKSNQPVVFIDSSGRSFACDAFALPSARSQGEPLTTRFNPVAGETFDQVLLGEDNDLFLMASDAGYGFVCKFSDMVSRQKAGKALVSLPTGAKLLPPVAIGKAAEDARVLAITNEGRMLLFPLADLPALAKGKGNKIISIPSARAASREEVVRQLTVLRPGDSLVAYAGKRKLTLKPDDLEHYLGERGRRGAKLPRGLQRVDEVQVSAPGSSQSEPQGSEEE